In the Verrucomicrobiota bacterium genome, TCGCGCGCCTCGACACGCTCATCGTCAGCGACATCCTGCCGAATCGCACCACGGCGCTCGCGCACTACCTGTTGCCCGGCTGCGCGCACGCGGAGAAGCGCGGCACGTTCACGAACACCAAGGGCCGCGTGCAGAAGTTCATGAAAGCCGTCGAGCCACCCGGCGACGCGCGGCCCGAGTGGGAGTGCCTGCGCGAACTCGTGCTGAACATCACGGGCCAGGACGGCTTCGCCACGATCGAGGGCTTGTTCGACCGGATGGCGAAGGAAGTGCCGGCGTTCAACGGTCTCACGTGGGCCGCGCTTGGCGACACGGGAGTATCGGTGCAAGTCTGACGCATGGACTGGAATTGCCTCATCTTCTCGCTCGTCAAGATCGGCTGCGTGCTGGGCGTGTTGCTCACGATGGTCGCCTACGCGGTGCTCGTGGAGCGCAAGGTCTCGGCATGGATTCAGG is a window encoding:
- a CDS encoding NADH-quinone oxidoreductase subunit L, giving the protein ARLDTLIVSDILPNRTTALAHYLLPGCAHAEKRGTFTNTKGRVQKFMKAVEPPGDARPEWECLRELVLNITGQDGFATIEGLFDRMAKEVPAFNGLTWAALGDTGVSVQV